One genomic segment of Dehalogenimonas alkenigignens includes these proteins:
- a CDS encoding B12-binding domain-containing radical SAM protein, whose amino-acid sequence MRVLLVNAPALDYIKYYNSNAYTTFDYGLLSIAAVLEQHGHSVQVWDGFVDFRKAKDFVAFNPQLIGFSVIAGPNMEGSISLSKEFRALLPGVKIVWGDVHASVLPEQTVTPDYIDYVAVGAGEFTMLELVQHLETGTPALTEIKGLGFKVNGQPVINERRPFIKDLEALPDPAWHLIDVKKYSTPGLNTSRGCVNQCTFCYNKSYNQGYTGWVSAQKIIKQIDHLQNTYGIKYLRFNEDNFTFNRKRLREICNLLIARKRKIKWSCDARADLSEADIALMAKSGCVDIGLGIESGSPRMLEFIKKDVTAEQMAATFWNFIKYKIRTSVYILYGMPTETVEDFETTQRFLTEKLDRPYYMFHRYVPFPGSAMYDYCVEHNLIKVPTTLEEWPEYVKYYGHKANLCEVPQEIIEAAVLKWSTTYAMQRFRFTLKHDKSYFWIIFKNPLKFLKELQGLWKYQAQVHNYHRTVVKEQRQKLVNPDVLSLSRSGNSKTVV is encoded by the coding sequence ATGAGAGTACTCCTGGTTAATGCTCCTGCCCTGGACTATATCAAGTATTATAATTCTAATGCCTACACAACTTTTGATTACGGCTTGTTGTCAATAGCAGCGGTGCTGGAACAGCATGGCCACAGCGTTCAAGTGTGGGATGGCTTCGTTGATTTCCGGAAGGCTAAAGACTTTGTAGCTTTTAATCCCCAGCTAATCGGTTTTTCAGTCATCGCCGGACCGAACATGGAAGGTTCCATTTCGTTGTCGAAAGAATTCAGGGCACTTTTGCCTGGGGTGAAGATCGTCTGGGGTGACGTCCATGCCAGCGTATTGCCAGAACAGACGGTAACGCCGGACTACATCGATTACGTCGCCGTCGGCGCCGGGGAGTTCACCATGCTGGAATTGGTGCAGCACCTAGAAACGGGAACGCCGGCCTTAACAGAGATCAAGGGCCTGGGCTTCAAAGTAAACGGTCAGCCGGTTATCAATGAGCGGCGGCCGTTCATCAAAGATCTGGAAGCGTTGCCCGATCCGGCCTGGCATCTGATCGATGTAAAAAAATATTCCACTCCGGGGCTTAACACCTCGCGTGGCTGCGTCAATCAATGCACTTTTTGTTATAACAAATCATATAATCAGGGCTACACCGGTTGGGTCTCCGCCCAAAAGATAATCAAACAGATAGACCACCTTCAGAATACTTATGGAATCAAATATCTCCGGTTTAATGAGGACAACTTCACCTTCAACCGGAAGCGCCTGCGCGAGATTTGCAATTTGTTGATCGCCCGCAAGCGCAAGATCAAATGGAGCTGCGACGCCCGGGCTGACCTCTCGGAGGCAGATATAGCATTAATGGCAAAAAGCGGTTGTGTGGATATCGGTTTAGGCATCGAAAGCGGCAGCCCCAGAATGCTGGAGTTCATAAAAAAAGATGTCACCGCAGAGCAGATGGCGGCAACTTTCTGGAATTTTATCAAATACAAAATCCGCACCTCGGTGTACATTCTTTACGGAATGCCGACCGAAACCGTAGAGGATTTCGAGACCACCCAAAGATTCCTAACTGAGAAATTAGACAGACCTTACTACATGTTCCATCGCTATGTACCATTTCCCGGGTCGGCGATGTATGACTACTGCGTCGAACACAATCTTATCAAAGTCCCCACCACGCTTGAAGAGTGGCCGGAGTACGTCAAATATTACGGTCACAAGGCTAACCTTTGCGAAGTGCCTCAGGAAATAATTGAAGCGGCGGTGCTCAAATGGTCGACGACCTATGCCATGCAGCGTTTCCGCTTCACACTGAAACACGATAAGTCGTATTTTTGGATTATCTTCAAGAATCCCTTGAAGTTTTTAAAGGAACTTCAGGGTTTGTGGAAATACCAGGCTCAGGTACACAACTACCATCGGACGGTAGTGAAAGAGCAGCGGCAGAAACTTGTCAATCCTGATGTCCTGTCGCTCTCCCGTTCGGGTAATTCAAAGACGGTAGTGTAA
- a CDS encoding radical SAM protein translates to MNLVLIRECSNSCPYCFEAAEREDRKQGLISMDNVGLFAKWARASRLPYLSLLGGEPFLHPKLPDIVKLFRQQCPGTSLRILTGGVFNKDILDDLSPEDAALVFNVNEPVDYRNPKHFTKVINNVENAMRKGFKVSIGFNVWRLDFDPTFIPGLTHRLGLGHFTWTVANPIKSCESRIVPATDFGLLSDRCFSMLQEAARLGVEATLDCPLPLCFFSDTQLAWVRQFHPETASGMGPCDPVLDVTPELEVIRCFALSKASRIKLTDYSSEEALEEWFRKHLDQTMMHGGCYSACTECAHFIKGRCNGGCLAWHPDPGEEQKTSLEVRMYRAIEAGTPQAAVEMFNSAGLLEKTDMAAFAAAVAASQLGDWDAAFRYAYFANVRARNPEFMRRVGAFIEGIPVKVQISPSQATEILSTRFVACSAFDRSDTQSNNS, encoded by the coding sequence ATGAATCTCGTCCTTATTCGTGAATGTTCCAACTCCTGTCCCTATTGCTTTGAGGCAGCTGAAAGGGAAGACCGAAAGCAGGGACTGATATCCATGGATAATGTCGGGCTGTTCGCCAAATGGGCTCGCGCTTCACGGCTTCCCTACCTGTCTCTACTGGGTGGCGAACCGTTCCTGCATCCCAAACTGCCAGACATTGTAAAATTATTCAGGCAACAGTGCCCCGGAACTTCTCTACGCATTTTAACAGGCGGTGTTTTCAACAAAGACATACTCGATGATTTATCCCCAGAGGACGCCGCTTTGGTATTCAATGTCAATGAGCCAGTTGATTACCGCAACCCCAAACATTTCACAAAAGTCATCAACAATGTCGAAAACGCGATGCGAAAAGGTTTCAAAGTATCAATCGGTTTTAATGTCTGGCGACTGGATTTCGACCCAACGTTTATTCCGGGCTTAACACATCGTCTAGGATTGGGACACTTTACCTGGACTGTGGCAAACCCGATCAAAAGCTGTGAATCCAGAATCGTCCCGGCAACGGATTTCGGCCTCCTGTCAGACCGTTGTTTCTCGATGCTCCAGGAAGCAGCCAGACTCGGTGTCGAAGCTACGCTTGACTGCCCACTGCCGTTATGTTTCTTCTCGGATACCCAGCTGGCCTGGGTAAGGCAGTTTCACCCCGAAACCGCTTCCGGCATGGGCCCATGCGACCCGGTCCTGGATGTCACTCCGGAGCTGGAGGTAATCCGCTGCTTCGCTCTGTCCAAAGCTTCCAGGATCAAACTAACAGATTATTCTTCAGAGGAGGCTCTCGAAGAATGGTTCCGAAAACACCTCGATCAGACAATGATGCATGGGGGCTGCTATTCTGCCTGTACCGAATGTGCCCATTTTATAAAGGGCCGATGCAACGGCGGCTGCCTGGCCTGGCATCCTGATCCGGGTGAAGAACAAAAAACGAGCCTTGAAGTCCGAATGTACCGGGCTATCGAAGCCGGGACGCCTCAGGCTGCGGTTGAGATGTTCAACTCCGCCGGCCTTCTGGAAAAAACCGACATGGCCGCGTTCGCTGCCGCTGTAGCAGCTTCGCAGTTGGGCGATTGGGATGCGGCATTCCGTTACGCCTACTTCGCCAATGTTCGGGCCCGCAATCCCGAGTTCATGCGCCGTGTCGGGGCTTTCATAGAAGGTATCCCGGTTAAAGTTCAAATCAGTCCGAGCCAGGCGACAGAAATTCTCTCCACCCGGTTTGTTGCCTGCTCAGCATTCGATCGAAGCGATACTCAATCAAACAATAGCTAG
- a CDS encoding B12-binding domain-containing radical SAM protein, giving the protein MKVLLVTSADKAYRHYYQAYTNLPNGLLYIASFLERHGHQVQIYDGYVDDREPKDFVDFNPDVIGFSVITGPNLAGSLIQSREFKSLLPETKIVWGNVHPSIMTTQTMLEDCVDFVAIGAGEYTMLELLEHLRIGTPALDEIKGLAFRRDDEIVVNQKREFIRNLVDMPDPAWHLVDVKKYSGIGLNTSRGCAHRCAFCYNKSYNKDYIGYLPAERIIEQIQHVQREYGAKHVRFNEDNFTFNRKRLREFCRLIIDRKIKISWSCDSRADLSESDIALMKRAGCTAVGLGLEHGSQRMLDFIQKDITVPEMERTFWTLVKYKIRTSVYIMYGFPTETLEDFQATHEMLKRLDNPYYMYNRFVPFPGSALFEHCVNHGLVNLPEKIEDWPQYLMRFSNQVNISEVPDDMMAEAAARWRVSYAAQRFRFTLKHNPSYFWTAITDPKKFFRELWELAKFHIQVNGYYKVVKKTLAAPEAPKSANEYAKSAAAAAR; this is encoded by the coding sequence ATGAAAGTCCTGCTTGTAACATCAGCGGATAAAGCATACCGCCATTATTATCAGGCATATACCAACCTGCCTAACGGCCTGTTGTATATCGCCTCATTCCTCGAACGCCACGGCCACCAGGTGCAGATTTATGATGGGTACGTCGACGACCGTGAACCGAAGGACTTCGTCGATTTCAATCCTGATGTCATAGGTTTTTCAGTCATCACGGGACCAAACCTGGCGGGATCACTGATCCAATCGCGTGAATTTAAATCATTGTTGCCGGAAACAAAGATTGTATGGGGTAACGTCCACCCATCGATCATGACAACCCAAACAATGCTTGAGGATTGCGTTGACTTTGTTGCCATCGGTGCCGGTGAATACACCATGCTCGAACTCCTGGAACATCTTAGAATCGGCACTCCGGCGCTCGATGAGATTAAAGGACTAGCTTTCCGGCGCGACGATGAAATAGTCGTCAACCAGAAACGTGAATTTATCCGGAACCTCGTGGACATGCCTGACCCGGCCTGGCATCTGGTGGACGTAAAGAAATACTCAGGTATAGGCTTAAACACCTCCCGCGGCTGTGCTCACCGCTGCGCTTTTTGCTACAACAAATCCTATAACAAAGATTATATCGGCTATTTGCCGGCAGAGCGCATCATCGAACAGATCCAGCACGTCCAGAGAGAATACGGGGCGAAACATGTCCGCTTCAATGAAGACAACTTCACATTTAACCGTAAACGTCTACGCGAGTTCTGCCGATTGATTATCGACCGAAAAATAAAAATCAGCTGGTCGTGCGACTCTCGCGCCGACCTGTCAGAATCGGATATCGCCCTTATGAAACGGGCGGGCTGTACTGCCGTCGGACTGGGATTGGAACACGGCAGTCAGCGAATGCTTGATTTTATCCAGAAGGACATCACCGTTCCCGAGATGGAGAGAACGTTTTGGACATTGGTCAAATACAAGATCCGAACATCAGTGTATATCATGTACGGCTTTCCAACCGAAACGCTCGAGGATTTTCAGGCCACCCATGAAATGCTTAAACGGCTTGACAATCCCTATTACATGTATAACCGTTTCGTTCCTTTTCCGGGTAGCGCTTTATTTGAACACTGTGTTAATCATGGTCTCGTAAATCTGCCGGAAAAAATCGAGGATTGGCCTCAATATTTGATGCGCTTCTCCAATCAGGTGAATATTTCAGAAGTGCCGGATGATATGATGGCGGAAGCAGCCGCCCGTTGGCGCGTTTCCTACGCGGCGCAGCGGTTCCGTTTCACCCTCAAACATAATCCATCTTATTTTTGGACAGCCATCACCGACCCGAAGAAATTTTTCCGTGAGCTCTGGGAGCTTGCCAAGTTCCACATCCAGGTGAACGGTTACTACAAGGTTGTTAAAAAGACTTTAGCGGCACCCGAGGCTCCCAAATCAGCAAACGAATATGCCAAATCGGCGGCGGCCGCCGCCCGTTGA
- a CDS encoding B12-binding domain-containing radical SAM protein has protein sequence MRIALIIPSRAYHGTPGYADFPDELLSVAGVLEKSGHHITFADYNVNLSPDHDKVAAFNPGLAVFYAGTGPEIADAAARSQSLKKAIANVKIAWIGCHPTVFPSETLRVEYVDFIVIGSAEKPVNELASRIEQGKDFSAIRGLGFKDTSAAMAINPPDTKLDPEVLPDPAWHLADVRRYPDVNLNTARGGLYACTFFSDAAADTGKPVAPSRLARQMQDLARNHRVKSVYLSGMGFIGIPDNLRRFCQAMIGLGVKLPWRLPVSRELDDETTRLMARAGCASVLLDVGSGSSRLRDFIGKGDIGAVERTFHRLVRRRIIPTLYINYDYPGETEPDFQATLELIRRLDYPPCLLLKFIPYPGTDLYEYCRRESLIQIPDTLEGWADFTADCMRRSFSQVSRELLNTTLADYRKSYAARRVRFMLRHNPRYFVSVISRPREFYRRMKELVSYWLGIVSEKRKSG, from the coding sequence ATGAGAATCGCTCTTATTATTCCATCCCGAGCTTACCATGGGACGCCCGGGTATGCTGATTTCCCCGATGAACTCCTTTCGGTTGCCGGAGTCTTAGAAAAAAGCGGTCACCATATCACATTCGCCGATTATAACGTCAACCTCAGCCCTGACCATGACAAAGTAGCCGCATTCAATCCTGGGCTCGCGGTTTTTTATGCCGGCACAGGGCCGGAAATAGCCGACGCCGCAGCCAGATCCCAATCGCTGAAAAAGGCCATCGCAAACGTCAAGATTGCCTGGATCGGCTGCCACCCTACTGTTTTCCCAAGCGAAACCCTGCGCGTGGAATATGTCGATTTTATCGTCATCGGATCCGCCGAAAAGCCGGTCAATGAACTCGCCTCGCGCATTGAACAAGGCAAGGATTTTTCAGCGATACGCGGATTGGGATTTAAAGACACTTCAGCCGCGATGGCGATCAACCCGCCCGATACCAAGCTCGACCCAGAGGTTTTGCCTGACCCGGCATGGCATTTAGCCGATGTCCGGCGCTATCCTGACGTCAACTTGAACACCGCCCGCGGCGGGCTATACGCCTGTACTTTTTTCAGCGACGCCGCCGCTGATACCGGCAAACCTGTCGCTCCATCCCGCCTCGCCCGTCAGATGCAGGATCTCGCCCGGAACCACAGGGTAAAAAGCGTCTATCTGTCCGGAATGGGCTTTATCGGAATCCCGGACAACCTGCGCAGGTTCTGCCAGGCGATGATCGGCCTTGGGGTGAAACTACCCTGGCGATTGCCTGTTTCCCGAGAACTTGATGACGAGACGACCAGATTGATGGCGAGAGCCGGCTGCGCCTCAGTGTTGCTGGATGTCGGCAGCGGCAGCTCAAGGCTCCGGGACTTCATCGGCAAGGGCGACATCGGCGCGGTGGAGCGGACATTTCATCGGCTTGTCCGCCGCCGAATCATTCCCACGCTATACATCAACTACGACTACCCCGGCGAGACGGAGCCTGATTTTCAAGCCACCCTCGAACTGATTCGCCGCCTGGATTATCCGCCCTGCCTGTTACTCAAGTTTATTCCCTACCCCGGAACCGATCTGTACGAGTATTGTCGCCGTGAATCTCTCATCCAAATACCGGATACCCTGGAAGGCTGGGCGGACTTTACGGCCGACTGCATGCGGCGGAGTTTCAGCCAGGTATCCCGCGAGTTGTTAAACACCACGCTGGCGGATTACCGCAAATCTTACGCCGCGCGCCGGGTGAGGTTTATGCTCCGGCATAATCCGCGGTATTTTGTCTCGGTGATCAGCAGGCCGCGGGAATTCTACCGCAGGATGAAGGAATTGGTCAGCTACTGGCTGGGGATTGTCTCAGAAAAAAGAAAAAGCGGGTGA
- a CDS encoding helix-turn-helix domain-containing protein, producing the protein MPREKVDKSDKDMERVYLTFSEAQRCLGVSHDTMYKLIKQGLPSHKLGRRRVFLKEELVQWIKEH; encoded by the coding sequence ATGCCGCGAGAGAAAGTCGATAAGAGCGACAAGGACATGGAGAGGGTATACCTGACCTTTTCCGAAGCCCAGCGATGTCTTGGCGTGTCTCATGACACGATGTACAAGCTCATCAAGCAAGGACTGCCTTCCCACAAGCTGGGACGGCGCCGGGTGTTCCTTAAAGAAGAGCTAGTTCAATGGATCAAGGAACATTAG
- a CDS encoding response regulator transcription factor, whose translation MKILIIEDDPNVLELVELTFELGWPDIKLIKAVTGEQGMNALESEPPDAVILDIGLPDTNGFEIVKAIRLFSDVPILMLTVRVDERDVVKALTLGADDYLTKPFRQMELLARIKAITRRSHQGDQDLKVSHGLWRFGKTLTELYHGQQVFHLTPIQGQIMQTLIKQAGQFVSAETLAVKIWGEHHAATADDLRVHIHHIRKKLDPSDSKLIVNKPGQGYMFSPD comes from the coding sequence TTGAAAATACTGATAATCGAAGATGACCCAAATGTGCTTGAACTAGTAGAGCTTACCTTCGAACTCGGCTGGCCTGACATCAAACTCATTAAAGCGGTAACCGGGGAACAAGGTATGAATGCGCTTGAGAGCGAACCCCCGGATGCGGTCATTTTGGATATTGGTTTGCCCGATACCAATGGTTTTGAAATTGTTAAAGCCATAAGGCTGTTCTCTGACGTTCCCATTCTCATGTTGACAGTCCGAGTCGACGAACGCGACGTCGTGAAGGCTCTGACGCTTGGGGCTGATGACTATCTGACCAAGCCATTCCGGCAGATGGAACTTCTGGCAAGGATCAAGGCGATAACCCGTCGAAGCCACCAGGGGGATCAGGACCTTAAAGTCAGCCATGGACTGTGGCGTTTCGGGAAGACATTAACTGAACTATATCACGGCCAGCAGGTGTTCCATCTGACCCCTATACAGGGACAGATAATGCAGACCCTGATAAAACAAGCCGGCCAGTTTGTCAGCGCTGAAACATTGGCGGTAAAAATCTGGGGCGAACACCACGCCGCTACCGCAGACGATCTCAGAGTCCATATTCATCACATTCGAAAAAAGCTTGATCCAAGCGACTCAAAATTGATCGTCAACAAGCCCGGTCAGGGTTATATGTTTTCGCCTGATTAA
- a CDS encoding radical SAM protein yields MQTNVYNIAFAESTKQVYLHFWGCNIKCKGCVCQKVVYDFMLDRNMHLHLAEPRGLAAAPERFMAFNDVIDTLVGLEAKWVLFEGQEASLDPQMPFIAEALHRHLGTTNVLLTNAFVMPDLRHFDKVAVGLKAFNENLHREYTGESNRTILENFPRIFHSGVPMMAETVLIPGYIDYQEIEQIAKFIASVDKNIRYQIDAYFKAGNNPWRRPTADEVDRAVEAASKHLNNVYAYKGSEPREFGVKSIFPTEAELDAAELAPAVESRHLVYA; encoded by the coding sequence ATGCAAACAAACGTCTACAACATCGCTTTCGCTGAATCTACCAAGCAGGTCTACCTTCATTTTTGGGGATGCAATATCAAGTGCAAAGGTTGCGTCTGCCAGAAGGTGGTTTATGACTTCATGCTGGATCGGAATATGCACCTGCACCTGGCGGAACCCAGGGGTCTGGCGGCGGCCCCGGAACGGTTCATGGCATTTAACGACGTCATCGATACGCTGGTCGGTTTGGAGGCTAAGTGGGTCCTCTTTGAAGGCCAGGAGGCTTCGCTGGATCCCCAGATGCCGTTCATCGCTGAAGCGCTTCACCGGCATCTTGGAACTACCAACGTACTCCTGACCAATGCTTTTGTCATGCCCGATCTGAGACATTTTGATAAAGTCGCCGTCGGGCTGAAAGCTTTTAATGAAAACCTCCACCGTGAGTATACCGGCGAATCTAACAGAACTATCCTGGAAAACTTCCCCAGAATATTCCACTCCGGTGTTCCGATGATGGCTGAGACGGTGCTCATTCCAGGCTATATCGATTATCAGGAAATAGAACAAATCGCAAAATTCATCGCAAGTGTTGATAAGAATATCCGATACCAAATTGATGCTTATTTCAAAGCCGGAAATAATCCATGGCGAAGGCCGACGGCAGATGAGGTTGACCGGGCAGTGGAGGCAGCCTCGAAGCACCTGAATAATGTATACGCATACAAGGGTTCGGAGCCGCGGGAGTTCGGAGTGAAAAGCATTTTCCCGACCGAGGCTGAACTAGATGCCGCCGAGTTGGCGCCAGCAGTGGAATCACGCCACCTGGTGTATGCTTAA
- a CDS encoding low molecular weight phosphatase family protein: protein MKKILFVCYGNTCRSPMAEALYKANMGERQDEVFSCGTGAEDGYPASPGSIKAIARFKDTSGRPLRLDNHRSRALSPRLLESADLVLTTDIGRAHSVKRFSPEEAYKVFTIGEFIGSEDQVSDPLGGTDADYRRCAEQLDTMTRLVAKRLNDIETTSLTLFENQVG, encoded by the coding sequence ATGAAAAAGATTCTGTTTGTCTGCTATGGCAATACCTGCCGCAGCCCGATGGCCGAGGCGCTCTACAAAGCTAACATGGGCGAACGCCAGGATGAAGTCTTTTCCTGTGGAACCGGCGCCGAGGACGGCTATCCGGCCAGTCCTGGATCGATCAAGGCGATTGCCAGATTCAAGGACACTTCTGGCCGCCCGCTTCGCCTGGATAATCATAGATCCCGAGCCTTGAGTCCCCGATTACTGGAATCGGCTGATCTTGTGCTCACCACCGACATCGGCAGAGCTCACTCGGTCAAACGATTCTCGCCGGAGGAAGCCTATAAGGTATTCACCATCGGCGAATTTATCGGTTCAGAAGACCAGGTGTCTGATCCCCTTGGCGGTACTGATGCGGATTACCGGCGATGCGCCGAACAACTGGATACGATGACCAGGTTAGTGGCTAAACGTCTCAATGACATCGAGACAACCAGTCTGACACTGTTTGAAAACCAGGTTGGATGA
- a CDS encoding B12-binding domain-containing radical SAM protein, with amino-acid sequence MRILLVIPSRSYGTVPGYTKFPDEMLSIGGMLESRGHQVKLVDCNLDKKRPVDFLDFCPQLVGFCVATGPNITDALTQSSEFKNLFPGVKIAWGFRHASAYPAEVLRESCADYAVIGPGEFTIAELADHLEKNSTDYSSIKGLAFKNSDGMIIINEPRPFMADLDSLPDPAWHLIDVNRYSDVTLNTSRGCPFKCTICSDPTFYGGNMCDLSAERIVAQMELLHKKYGIQHIYFSGERFVINRERLHQFCRLVIHKKWKITWNAPVSGALDEETVRLMKKAGCTSVLFEIETGSQRMLSFINKGTVSEMESTFWLLAKHHIIPTLFMMYGYPTESVEDFNESLTFMKRLDSPPYLYMKFVPYPGTVLFDYCLEHGLLKTPRTLQEWADFPIQCANEINLSQVPQQKMDEAMSDFRRSYATRRVRFMLRHNPAFFLDAVKRPREFFRSVWDLGKYYIDIMLDPTNGSQSWLSKLIKKNRHSGGSESPRLQTKQVTRGGEVS; translated from the coding sequence ATGAGGATCCTTCTTGTTATTCCATCCCGGTCTTACGGCACTGTTCCCGGATATACTAAGTTCCCTGATGAAATGCTGTCTATCGGGGGTATGCTTGAGAGCCGCGGCCATCAGGTCAAACTTGTCGACTGCAACCTCGATAAAAAGCGCCCGGTGGATTTTCTCGATTTTTGTCCCCAGTTGGTAGGTTTTTGCGTCGCCACAGGCCCAAATATCACCGATGCATTAACTCAATCATCTGAATTTAAAAACCTGTTCCCCGGGGTCAAGATCGCATGGGGCTTCCGTCACGCCAGCGCCTACCCTGCGGAAGTGCTACGGGAATCTTGCGCCGATTATGCCGTAATAGGACCTGGTGAATTCACCATCGCCGAACTTGCGGATCATCTGGAGAAAAACTCCACCGATTACTCTTCCATAAAAGGCTTGGCCTTTAAAAACAGCGACGGCATGATTATCATTAATGAACCACGACCCTTTATGGCCGATTTGGATAGCCTGCCGGATCCAGCCTGGCATCTTATTGATGTAAATAGATATTCCGATGTGACCTTAAATACCTCACGCGGCTGCCCTTTCAAATGCACCATCTGCTCTGATCCCACATTCTACGGCGGCAACATGTGCGACCTTTCGGCAGAACGGATCGTTGCCCAAATGGAGCTGCTTCACAAAAAGTACGGCATCCAGCATATCTATTTTTCCGGTGAACGTTTTGTTATTAACCGTGAAAGGCTGCATCAGTTTTGCCGGTTGGTGATCCATAAGAAATGGAAAATCACTTGGAATGCGCCGGTATCAGGCGCTCTTGATGAAGAAACCGTCCGGCTGATGAAAAAAGCCGGTTGCACCTCCGTGCTCTTTGAGATCGAGACCGGCAGCCAGAGAATGCTATCCTTCATCAACAAAGGTACTGTCTCAGAGATGGAATCCACCTTCTGGCTGCTGGCGAAGCATCATATCATTCCCACCCTTTTCATGATGTACGGGTACCCTACCGAGTCGGTTGAAGATTTCAACGAGAGCCTGACGTTCATGAAGCGCCTCGACTCCCCGCCATATCTGTATATGAAATTTGTGCCTTACCCGGGTACCGTCCTTTTTGATTACTGCCTCGAACACGGGCTATTGAAGACCCCCCGGACACTTCAAGAGTGGGCTGATTTCCCCATTCAGTGCGCCAACGAAATAAATTTATCCCAGGTACCTCAACAGAAGATGGATGAAGCGATGTCGGATTTCAGGCGCAGCTATGCTACACGCCGGGTCCGTTTCATGCTCCGTCATAATCCCGCCTTTTTCTTAGACGCTGTAAAGCGGCCGCGCGAATTTTTCCGGTCGGTCTGGGATCTCGGGAAATATTACATCGATATCATGCTTGATCCGACCAACGGTTCTCAGTCGTGGCTGTCCAAACTTATAAAGAAGAATAGACACAGCGGCGGGTCTGAAAGTCCCCGCCTGCAAACCAAACAAGTTACCCGAGGGGGAGAGGTATCCTGA
- a CDS encoding sensor histidine kinase — translation MGTGLNPIDGLGIYEENPNPVIRASKDGVILYSNPGSLELCRKWDCAFGGLVPKPYKRLIEDAIQTMSTRWSHEKVDNITYRLQIVPVPGHDYVNIFGFATESPDVSDGNRRQRQSNLTRAAVHELKNPLTPILAASEMLVNRLPDGTPARLAKQINLGAIELNSRIGELFELIRGEMGTLVLDYQQVELSELCQQVVDSLQPEAADKGINLHVESTDRSYEVTGDRRRLRESMGHLVKCAIKRSSLGAEVRLTLGLLNQAMIVRIITTCLNFPDRLSAVISAPYSVLTLDRDHFSTLGLELTLSKLLIELHGGDVKVTDNSRGCCFEITLPVEPAISANSELQT, via the coding sequence TTGGGTACCGGACTAAACCCTATTGATGGACTGGGCATATACGAAGAAAATCCTAATCCTGTAATCCGGGCTTCCAAGGATGGGGTTATCCTTTATTCCAATCCGGGAAGCCTCGAATTGTGCCGAAAGTGGGATTGCGCTTTCGGAGGACTAGTGCCCAAACCTTATAAACGTCTCATCGAAGACGCGATTCAGACGATGTCCACTCGATGGTCCCACGAGAAGGTTGACAATATTACCTATAGACTGCAAATTGTCCCGGTCCCTGGCCATGATTATGTTAATATTTTCGGATTTGCCACAGAAAGCCCCGATGTATCAGACGGAAACCGGCGGCAACGCCAGTCAAACCTCACTCGAGCCGCCGTCCATGAGTTAAAAAATCCCCTGACTCCGATTCTGGCGGCGAGCGAGATGCTGGTCAACCGTCTACCCGATGGGACTCCGGCCCGACTCGCAAAACAGATCAACCTCGGAGCCATAGAGTTGAATTCGCGGATCGGTGAGTTGTTCGAGTTGATACGCGGCGAAATGGGAACGCTGGTACTTGATTACCAGCAGGTAGAACTCAGCGAATTATGCCAGCAGGTAGTTGACTCTCTTCAGCCCGAGGCTGCAGACAAGGGAATAAACCTCCACGTCGAGTCGACGGACCGCAGTTATGAGGTGACCGGCGACCGGCGACGGCTGCGTGAAAGCATGGGACATCTTGTGAAATGCGCTATCAAACGAAGCAGCCTTGGAGCGGAGGTTAGGTTGACGCTTGGATTGTTAAACCAGGCAATGATAGTTCGTATTATCACTACCTGCCTTAACTTTCCTGACCGACTATCTGCGGTTATCTCAGCGCCTTATTCCGTATTGACGCTGGATCGGGATCATTTCAGTACTCTCGGGTTGGAATTAACCCTGTCCAAACTGCTTATCGAATTACATGGCGGCGATGTGAAGGTTACTGATAATTCCAGAGGCTGCTGCTTTGAGATCACTCTTCCAGTTGAGCCAGCTATATCCGCCAACTCGGAGCTTCAAACTTGA